Proteins encoded together in one Lathyrus oleraceus cultivar Zhongwan6 chromosome 5, CAAS_Psat_ZW6_1.0, whole genome shotgun sequence window:
- the LOC127080399 gene encoding uncharacterized protein LOC127080399: MGEEEKIAGYVSKVQKLVHLRKGYSETLTDKMIVDKLMCMLTSHFDHIIIAIQESNNLETLKLEDLVSSLEAHEIGIFERKGVQDSIQALQAQSWKNNGGSNEFKVKIAKTQGKKSWSNPHKNKFDDRASESSKRGEGNSYQKDKEEKKDDHVGSNICLLESGFSNHMTGQKVWLRDFDESKKKKVKLADNSSLQAEVVMKDGALEIFNIQNNLVLKSPLSKNRKFKTIISSTEVQCLKIVVDRKNSWVWNLRFGHLNFRSLNQLITQDMVAGIPSLEMPDKLCEGCLVEKRYRNSFVSTMPMRSSCILEVVHSDVCGPFEEHIIGGNKYFVSLSMSLVEIYGSM, translated from the exons ATGGGAGAAGAGGAAAAGATTGCAGGCTATGTGTCGAAGGTGCAGAAACTCGTCCATCTCAGGAAGGGTTATAGTGAAACcctaactgataagatgatagttgatAAATTAATGTGTATGTTAACCTCTCACTTTGATCATATTATCATAgctattcaagaatccaacaatcttgaaacctTAAAACTGGAAGATTTGGTTAGTTCGTTGGAGGCGCATGAGATTGGGATTTTCGAAAGGAAAGGAGTTCAAGACTCGATACAAGCACTACAAGCTCAGTCATGGAAGAATAATGGTGGTTCCAACGAGTTCAAAGTCAAAATCGCCAAGACTCAGGGAAAAAAGTCTTGGTCGAATCCTCACAAGAATAAGTTCGATGATAGAGCTTCTGAATCCTCGAAAAGAGGAGAAGGAAATTCCTatcagaaagacaaagaagaGAAAAAAG ATGACCATGTCGGATCCAATATCTGCTTACTCGAGTCAGGCTTCTCGAATCACATGACTGGTCAAAAAGTATGGTTAAGAGATTTCGACGAGTCGAAGAAGAAAAAGGTAAAACTTGCTGATAATAGCTCGTTACAAGCTGAAG TGGTTATGAAAGATGGAGCCTTAGAAATTTTCAACATCCAGAATAACTTGGTATTGAAATCTCCGTTATCGAAGAATAGAAAATTTAAGACCATTATTAGTTCGACTGAGGTACAATGTCTGAAAATAGTTGTCGACCGTAAAAATAGTTGGGTATGGAATTTGAGGTTTGGCCATCTTAATTTTAGGTCGCTCAATCAACTGATCACTCAAGATATGGTAGCTGGTATACCAAGTCTTGAGATGCCCGACAAGCTCTGTGAAGGTTGTCTAGTCGAAAAGAGGTATAGGAATTCTTTCGTTTCGACTATGCCAATGAGATCCTCCTGCATACTCGAAGTTGTACATTCAGACGTATGTGGTCCTTTTGAGGAGCATATCATTGGTGGAAACAAGTATTTTGTTTCGTTATCGATGAGTTTAGTTGAAATCTATGGATCTATGTGA
- the LOC127084277 gene encoding glutamate decarboxylase codes for MVLSKTASESDVSVHSTFASRYVRTSLPRFKMPDESIPKDAAYQIINDELMLDGNPRLNLASFVTTWMEPECDKLIMASINKNYVDMDEYPVTTELQNRCVNMIAHLFNAPLEETEAAVGVGTVGSSEAIMLAGLAFKRKWQNKRKLEGKPFDNPNIVTGANVQVCWEKFARYFEVELKEVKLSEGYYVMDPEKAVELVDENTICVAAILGSTLNGEFEDVKRLNDLLVEKNKETGWDTPIHVDAASGGFIAPFIYPELEWDFRLPLVKSINVSGHKYGLVYAGIGWAIWRSKDDLPEELIFHINYLGADQPTFTLNFSKGSSQVIAQYYQMIRLGFEGYKNVMENCRDNMIVLKEGLEKMGRFNIVSKDDGVPLVAFTLKNHTSFDEFQISDLLRRFGWIVPAYSMPPDAQHITVLRVVIREDFSRTLAERLVVDIEKVLHELDAFAARIKMISGSSSVTVVEEVVKNNGEVVSAKKSALETQREITAVWKKFVLERKKLNDKMNGVC; via the exons ATGGTTCTCTCAAAAACAGCCTCCGAGTCTGATGTCTCCGTCCACTCAACCTTTGCTTCTCGCTACGTCAGAACTTCACTTCCTAG ATTCAAGATGCCGGACGAATCGATACCAAAGGATGCAGCATATCAGATCATAAACGATGAACTGATGCTGGATGGAAATCCTAGGTTGAATCTGGCATCGTTTGTGACAACATGGATGGAGCCAGAGTGTGATAAACTCATCATGGCTTCCATCAACAAGAACTACGTTGACATGGATGAATACCCTGTCACCACTGAATTACAG AATCGGTGTGTTAACATGATAGCTCATCTTTTCAATGCACCCCTTGAAGAAACTGAAGCTGCAGTTGGTGTTGGAACTGTTGGTTCATCAGAAGCCATAATGTTAGCAGGATTAGCATTCAAAAGAAAATGGCAGAACAAAAGAAAACTAGAGGGAAAGCCTTTTGACAACCCCAACATTGTCACAGGAGCCAATGTCCAG GTTTGTTGGGAGAAATTCGCAAGGTACTTCGAAGTGGAGTTGAAAGAGGTGAAACTAAGTGAAGGATACTATGTAATGGACCCTGAAAAGGCTGTGGAATTGGTTGATGAGAACACTATTTGCGTTGCGGCTATTCTTGGTTCAACATTGAATGGCGAGTTCGAAGATGTTAAACGCTTAAACGATCTCCTTGTTGAAAAGAATAAGGAAACTGG ATGGGACACTCCTATTCATGTTGATGCAGCTAGTGGTGGATTCATTGCTCCATTTATATATCCCGAGCTCGAGTGGGATTTTCGTTTACCGCTAGTGAAGAGCATCAATGTTAGTGGTCACAAATATGGTCTTGTTTATGCCGGAATCGGTTGGGCTATTTGGAGAAGTAAGGATGATTTGCCTGAGGAACTCATCTTTCACATCAACTATCTAGGAGCTGATCAACCTACATTTACCCTCAACTTCTCCAAAG GTTCTAGCCAAGTCATTGCTCAATACTATCAAATGATTCGCCTTGGTTTTGAG GGGTATAAAAATGTGATGGAAAATTGTAGAGACAACATGATAGTATTAAAAGAAGGACTCGAGAAAATGGGGCGCTTCAACATCGTGTCGAAAGACGACGGTGTCCCTCTAGTGGCCTTCACATTGAAGAACCATACAAGCTTCGACGAATTCCAAATCTCGGACTTGTTGAGGCGCTTCGGATGGATTGTTCCGGCATACAGCATGCCTCCGGACGCGCAACACATAACCGTTTTACGCGTTGTCATAAGGGAGGATTTCTCGAGGACTTTAGCGGAGCGCCTTGTGGTCGATATCGAGAAAGTGTTGCACGAGCTCGATGCATTTGCTGCGAGGATAAAGATGATAAGTGGCAGTAGTAGTGTTACGGTTGTTGAAGAGGTTGTGAAGAATAATGGTGAAGTTGTGAGTGCTAAAAAGAGTGCTTTGGAGACTCAAAGAGAAATAACTGCGGTTTGGAAGAAGTTTGTGTTGGAAAGGAAGAAGCTGAATGATAAAATGAATGGTGTTTGTTAG